One window from the genome of Thalassospira xiamenensis M-5 = DSM 17429 encodes:
- the dnaQ gene encoding DNA polymerase III subunit epsilon: MREIVLDTETTGLDPYADHRLVEIGCIELINHMPTGQQYHQYINPQRPMPKEAFDVHGLGDDFLKDQPVFAEIVDDFLKFIGDDSLLVIHNAAFDMKFLNAELEWLSKPKIDMNRAIDTVQMARKKFPGSPVSLDALCRRFKIDNSNRTLHGALLDSDLLALVYLELLGGRQHGLLLDSNAKDKAKETANTPRMVVGPKENRLEPRLHIVSDEELAAHRAYIETKVSGAFWLKHEEV; the protein is encoded by the coding sequence ATGCGTGAAATTGTCCTTGATACGGAAACCACCGGCCTTGATCCATATGCAGACCATCGTCTGGTGGAAATCGGTTGCATCGAGTTGATCAATCACATGCCGACGGGACAGCAATATCACCAATATATCAATCCGCAGCGTCCGATGCCAAAAGAGGCATTTGACGTTCACGGTCTCGGTGACGATTTCCTTAAAGACCAGCCTGTTTTTGCCGAAATTGTCGATGATTTTCTCAAATTTATCGGCGATGATTCGCTTCTTGTGATCCATAACGCTGCGTTCGATATGAAATTCCTGAACGCAGAACTTGAATGGCTGAGCAAGCCGAAAATTGACATGAATCGCGCGATTGACACCGTGCAGATGGCGCGCAAAAAATTCCCTGGTTCTCCGGTCAGCCTCGATGCGCTGTGTCGTCGTTTCAAGATCGATAACTCGAACCGTACCCTGCACGGCGCACTGCTCGATTCCGATCTGTTGGCGCTGGTTTATCTTGAACTGCTGGGGGGGCGGCAACATGGGCTTTTGCTTGATTCCAATGCCAAGGACAAAGCAAAGGAGACCGCGAATACCCCGCGCATGGTGGTGGGGCCAAAGGAAAATCGTCTTGAACCACGGCTCCATATCGTCAGCGACGAAGAACTGGCTGCACATCGCGCCTATATTGAAACAAAGGTTTCCGGTGCCTTTTGGCTAAAGCACGAAGAGGTATGA
- the coaE gene encoding dephospho-CoA kinase (Dephospho-CoA kinase (CoaE) performs the final step in coenzyme A biosynthesis.), whose amino-acid sequence MVILGLTGSIGMGKSTAAGMFRYLGVPVHDADASVHHLMAPDGAAFEPIISAFPDVLQDGRIDRQILGPIVFADSDALKCLEAILHPLVRDDENRFLRQNRLAQRSLVVLDIPLLFETAGEKRCDQVAVVSAPEFIQRQRVMARLGMTEAKFSAILAKQMPDREKRRKADFIIPTGLGRAVTFATIRSIVDQLENRTRHA is encoded by the coding sequence ATGGTGATTTTGGGACTGACCGGGTCCATCGGCATGGGTAAATCGACAGCGGCGGGGATGTTCCGCTATCTCGGTGTGCCGGTTCACGATGCTGATGCCAGCGTCCATCATTTAATGGCACCGGATGGGGCGGCATTTGAACCGATCATTTCGGCATTCCCTGATGTCCTGCAAGACGGCCGTATTGATCGCCAGATACTCGGACCAATCGTTTTTGCCGATTCCGATGCGCTGAAATGTCTTGAAGCCATTCTGCACCCGCTGGTTCGCGATGACGAAAACCGATTTCTAAGGCAGAACCGTTTGGCGCAAAGATCATTGGTTGTGCTTGATATCCCGCTTCTGTTTGAAACGGCGGGCGAAAAACGCTGCGATCAAGTTGCGGTAGTATCAGCTCCGGAGTTCATTCAACGCCAACGTGTTATGGCGCGATTAGGGATGACGGAGGCCAAATTTTCCGCCATTCTTGCCAAACAGATGCCGGATCGTGAAAAACGTCGCAAAGCCGATTTTATCATCCCGACAGGCTTGGGGCGGGCGGTAACTTTCGCTACGATACGGAGCATCGTTGACCAACTGGAAAATCGGACCCGACATGCGTGA
- a CDS encoding shikimate dehydrogenase, with translation MTLRTPYRTLSGTSRLAGVMGWPVSHSKSPRLHGYWLAKYGIDGCYMPLPVEPDNFQDALKSLRNLGFSGVNVTIPQKEMAMPECDELSDRARRIGAVNTVTFAKDGRMLGDNTDGFGFIENLRQEAPNIDFASGPAVVLGAGGASRAVLIAMLDEGSPEIRIANRTRKRAEDLVTEINDPRINVVNWPLDPTSLADAALVVNTTSLGMVGQPKLEIDLEGLPQTALVTDIVYAPLITDLLAQAKKRGNQVVDGLGMLLHQARPGFHRWFGIDPEVTPELREFVLSPD, from the coding sequence ATGACTTTGCGAACCCCTTATCGAACCCTGTCGGGTACCTCGCGCCTTGCCGGTGTGATGGGCTGGCCGGTATCGCACTCGAAATCGCCGCGTCTGCACGGTTACTGGCTGGCAAAATACGGGATCGACGGTTGCTATATGCCGCTCCCGGTAGAGCCGGATAATTTTCAGGATGCTCTGAAATCCTTGCGAAATCTGGGTTTTTCTGGGGTCAATGTCACCATTCCGCAAAAGGAAATGGCGATGCCCGAATGTGACGAACTCTCTGATCGTGCGCGTCGCATCGGAGCGGTCAATACTGTGACCTTTGCCAAGGATGGCCGCATGCTGGGCGATAATACCGATGGGTTCGGTTTTATCGAAAACCTGCGCCAAGAAGCCCCGAATATCGATTTTGCGTCTGGTCCGGCGGTGGTGTTGGGTGCGGGTGGGGCATCGCGCGCGGTTTTGATTGCCATGCTTGACGAAGGCAGTCCCGAAATCCGTATTGCCAATCGTACACGCAAACGTGCTGAAGATCTGGTGACCGAGATTAATGATCCCCGGATAAATGTTGTGAACTGGCCGCTTGATCCCACAAGCCTTGCCGATGCGGCACTTGTGGTCAATACCACAAGCCTTGGCATGGTTGGACAGCCGAAACTTGAAATCGATCTTGAAGGTTTGCCGCAAACAGCCCTTGTTACCGATATCGTTTATGCACCGCTGATAACCGATCTGCTGGCACAAGCCAAAAAACGCGGCAATCAAGTGGTTGACGGGTTAGGCATGTTGCTGCATCAGGCACGACCGGGTTTCCATCGCTGGTTCGGGATTGATCCAGAGGTTACGCCAGAGCTTCGCGAATTCGTGCTTTCGCCAGATTAA
- a CDS encoding Maf family protein, translating to MTRLILASSSKARHSMLTNSGVDCEAIASMIDEDGYKQSMKAEGASAAEAAETLAEMKALRMYRQQPDGIVIAADQMLECNGIWFDKPRDRDNTRAQLLALRGKTHQLVSAAVIYKEGSRIWGTIDTAHLTMRNFTDEWLEDYLDIAGDDIYDCVGGYQLEGIGAQLFTEVRGDYFTVLGLPLLPLIGFLRDHGILKA from the coding sequence ATGACCAGACTGATTCTGGCGTCCAGCAGCAAAGCTCGCCACTCCATGCTGACAAATTCAGGTGTGGATTGCGAGGCAATTGCCTCCATGATCGACGAAGACGGTTACAAGCAATCAATGAAGGCCGAAGGTGCCAGTGCTGCCGAAGCCGCCGAAACGCTCGCCGAAATGAAGGCATTGCGCATGTATCGACAGCAACCCGATGGTATCGTTATAGCGGCCGATCAGATGCTGGAATGCAACGGGATCTGGTTTGACAAGCCGCGTGACCGCGACAATACCCGTGCCCAGCTTCTGGCGCTTCGCGGTAAAACCCATCAACTGGTTTCGGCGGCTGTGATCTATAAGGAAGGATCACGTATCTGGGGCACCATCGATACCGCCCATCTGACCATGCGCAACTTTACGGATGAATGGCTCGAAGACTATCTTGATATCGCCGGCGACGACATTTACGACTGTGTTGGAGGTTATCAGCTTGAAGGTATTGGCGCGCAGCTTTTCACCGAAGTGCGCGGTGACTATTTTACCGTTCTGGGCCTGCCTCTTTTGCCGCTGATTGGCTTCTTGCGTGATCACGGAATTCTCAAGGCATAA
- a CDS encoding pyruvate, water dikinase regulatory protein produces MIDDDNIFHLHLVSDSTGETVDGVARACIAQFPDVRAHEHVWSLIRTDAQLARVLADIERNPGIVLYTVFDMDIRRKLEEGCRRLQVPHSHVLDNTITMMAGYLGQQSRGRTGALHKMDEDYFNRIEAIDYTLSHDDGQSTWDLEEADVVIVGVSRTSKTPTSVYLANRGIKTANVPFVPGCPLPPELDKLKNPLVVGLIKDVDQLVSIRKNRLRQIERGEGGDYVDPVAVRNEVHQARRYFTDRSWKIINVTRRSIEETAAIILSTMYDRRGH; encoded by the coding sequence ATGATTGATGACGACAATATCTTTCACCTCCATCTGGTATCGGACTCGACCGGTGAAACCGTTGACGGGGTGGCACGTGCCTGCATTGCACAATTTCCCGATGTTCGGGCCCATGAACATGTCTGGTCGCTGATCCGAACCGATGCGCAGCTTGCCCGTGTGCTTGCCGATATCGAACGCAATCCCGGGATCGTGCTTTATACGGTTTTCGATATGGATATTCGCCGCAAGCTCGAAGAAGGCTGTCGCCGTTTGCAGGTACCGCACAGCCATGTGCTTGATAATACCATTACCATGATGGCCGGTTATCTGGGACAGCAATCACGCGGCCGCACCGGCGCCCTTCATAAAATGGACGAAGATTATTTCAACCGGATCGAAGCCATTGATTACACGCTGTCTCATGATGATGGGCAATCGACATGGGATCTTGAAGAAGCCGATGTCGTTATTGTCGGAGTTTCGCGTACGTCAAAGACACCGACCTCCGTCTATCTGGCAAATCGTGGCATCAAAACCGCCAATGTGCCGTTTGTGCCGGGGTGCCCGTTGCCCCCGGAACTCGACAAGCTGAAAAATCCGCTGGTTGTTGGCCTGATCAAGGATGTTGATCAACTGGTATCGATCCGCAAAAATCGACTGCGCCAGATCGAGCGCGGCGAGGGTGGAGATTACGTTGACCCGGTTGCGGTGCGAAACGAAGTCCATCAGGCACGCCGTTATTTTACTGATCGCAGCTGGAAGATTATCAACGTCACCAGACGATCCATCGAAGAAACTGCGGCGATCATTCTATCGACCATGTATGACCGGCGCGGTCATTAA
- the hemE gene encoding uroporphyrinogen decarboxylase, producing the protein MPKPNKTFLRALAGETLPVPPIWLMRQAGRYLPEYRATRSEAGSFLDLCYNPDLACEVTLQPLRRYDFDAAILFSDILVIPQALGQHLAFKQGEGPQLEAIRDASGLGILNVDHIHDTLGPVYETVAKLSASIPSHTSLIGFAGAPWTVATYMVEGKGSKDFANIRRFAYGDPDGFSRLIEILVEATTQYLLKQVEAGAECIQLFETWGGVLSENGFERWVIEPTKKIVANLKAVHPDLPVIGFPRGAGLHLIDFKQQTGVDAVGLDSGVPLKWVAKKLQPLGPVQGNLDPMYLITGGDEMIDETRRILDVLRDGPFIFNLGHGITPETSPENVGKLVDFIRNYR; encoded by the coding sequence ATGCCAAAACCAAACAAGACCTTTTTGCGCGCCCTTGCCGGTGAAACATTGCCGGTACCTCCCATCTGGCTCATGCGCCAGGCGGGTCGCTATCTTCCGGAATATCGCGCAACACGGTCCGAAGCAGGTTCGTTCCTCGATCTTTGCTATAATCCTGATCTTGCGTGTGAAGTTACCTTGCAGCCGTTGCGGCGCTATGACTTCGATGCGGCTATTCTGTTCTCCGATATCCTCGTCATACCACAGGCACTTGGACAGCATTTGGCTTTCAAGCAAGGTGAAGGCCCGCAGCTTGAAGCCATTAGAGATGCTTCGGGACTTGGCATCCTAAATGTTGATCATATCCATGACACACTGGGGCCGGTTTACGAGACGGTTGCAAAGCTCTCTGCATCCATTCCGTCTCATACCTCTCTCATTGGTTTTGCAGGGGCACCTTGGACGGTTGCGACCTATATGGTTGAAGGAAAGGGCAGCAAGGATTTTGCCAATATTCGCCGCTTTGCTTATGGCGATCCAGACGGGTTTTCACGTCTGATAGAAATCCTGGTCGAAGCCACCACGCAATATCTGCTAAAACAGGTTGAAGCAGGTGCGGAATGCATTCAGCTTTTTGAAACCTGGGGCGGAGTACTGTCGGAAAACGGGTTTGAACGCTGGGTGATCGAACCGACCAAAAAGATTGTCGCAAATCTTAAGGCGGTACATCCGGATTTGCCTGTGATTGGCTTCCCAAGGGGTGCTGGCTTGCATCTGATCGACTTCAAACAGCAGACTGGTGTCGATGCCGTTGGTCTTGATAGTGGTGTTCCTTTGAAATGGGTTGCGAAAAAACTTCAGCCATTGGGCCCGGTGCAGGGTAATCTTGATCCGATGTATCTGATTACCGGTGGGGACGAAATGATTGATGAAACCCGCCGTATCCTAGATGTGCTGCGTGATGGTCCGTTCATTTTCAATCTTGGACACGGGATTACCCCGGAAACATCGCCGGAAAATGTCGGCAAGCTGGTCGATTTTATTCGAAATTATCGCTGA
- the hemH gene encoding ferrochelatase, whose product MSELKRKKRAIILFNLGGPDGPDAVKPFLFNLFNDPAIISLPNPFRYFLAKLISSRRAPIAREIYNHIGGKSPLLELTKDQADALETALNGLDDGYENRCFIAMRYWKPFADESAAAVKAWGADEQILLPLYPQFSTTTSGSSVKDWKRACHKVGLAAPIKTACCYPTNPGFIDASAEMVKAGYENALKKAADLGVGKPRLLFSAHGVPKAVITKRADPYQSQIEKSAQAVVDKMAIADLDWLVCYQSRVGPMEWIGPSTEHEIERAGKDGVPLVIVPIAFVTEHSETLVELDIEYREIADELKIPVYERVRTVCSHPLFISGLVDVVNETQQELDQNGPDDYAVETRGWWCPDEHSCAVAKQPMGAGPA is encoded by the coding sequence ATGTCCGAACTAAAGCGTAAAAAACGCGCGATCATTCTTTTCAATCTGGGCGGCCCGGATGGCCCGGATGCGGTTAAGCCGTTTCTTTTCAATCTCTTTAATGATCCGGCGATTATTAGCCTGCCCAATCCGTTCCGGTATTTTCTGGCAAAGCTTATTTCATCGCGCCGCGCACCGATTGCGCGCGAGATCTATAACCATATCGGCGGAAAATCGCCGCTGCTGGAATTGACTAAGGATCAGGCGGATGCGCTTGAAACAGCGCTTAACGGGCTTGATGACGGCTATGAAAATCGCTGTTTCATTGCCATGCGTTACTGGAAACCGTTTGCCGATGAAAGTGCGGCCGCGGTTAAGGCATGGGGTGCGGATGAACAGATTTTGTTGCCGCTTTATCCGCAATTTTCAACAACCACCAGCGGATCCTCGGTCAAGGACTGGAAACGGGCCTGTCACAAGGTTGGCCTTGCGGCGCCGATCAAAACCGCGTGTTGTTATCCAACCAATCCTGGCTTTATTGATGCATCGGCTGAAATGGTTAAGGCCGGGTATGAAAATGCCCTGAAAAAGGCTGCCGATCTTGGTGTTGGCAAGCCACGCCTGCTGTTTTCTGCCCATGGTGTGCCTAAGGCAGTGATTACCAAACGTGCTGATCCATATCAGTCGCAGATTGAAAAATCAGCACAAGCCGTGGTCGACAAGATGGCAATTGCCGATCTGGATTGGCTTGTGTGCTATCAAAGCCGTGTAGGGCCGATGGAATGGATTGGCCCGTCGACCGAGCATGAAATTGAACGTGCCGGCAAGGATGGCGTACCATTGGTGATTGTTCCGATTGCCTTTGTTACCGAGCATTCCGAAACGCTGGTCGAGCTGGACATTGAATATCGCGAAATTGCCGATGAGCTGAAAATCCCGGTTTACGAACGTGTTCGGACGGTTTGTTCGCATCCGCTGTTTATCAGTGGCTTGGTTGATGTGGTCAACGAAACCCAGCAGGAACTTGATCAGAACGGACCCGATGATTACGCGGTGGAAACGCGTGGCTGGTGGTGCCCGGATGAACATAGCTGTGCGGTGGCCAAACAGCCGATGGGTGCGGGCCCTGCCTGA
- the hemJ gene encoding protoporphyrinogen oxidase HemJ, whose translation MDTYSVIKSLHVISIIAWMAGLLYLPRLFVYHCEVTPGSEASEKFKIMERRLLRAIMNPAMIASWIFGGYLIHAAGVMTEGWFHVKLLCVVLMTGMHMMMARYRRMFDADANTKSQKFFRILNEGPTILMVIIVFMVIARPF comes from the coding sequence ATGGATACCTACAGCGTTATCAAATCCCTGCATGTCATCAGCATTATTGCCTGGATGGCAGGGCTTTTGTATCTGCCGCGGCTTTTTGTCTATCACTGCGAAGTGACACCGGGTTCGGAAGCCAGCGAGAAGTTCAAGATCATGGAACGCCGGTTGCTGCGCGCGATCATGAATCCGGCGATGATTGCATCGTGGATTTTCGGCGGTTATCTGATCCATGCAGCCGGTGTGATGACCGAGGGATGGTTCCACGTCAAATTGCTGTGCGTAGTGCTGATGACCGGGATGCATATGATGATGGCGCGCTATCGCCGTATGTTTGACGCCGATGCAAACACCAAGTCCCAGAAGTTCTTCAGAATTTTGAACGAGGGACCAACCATCCTGATGGTGATTATCGTCTTTATGGTCATTGCCCGCCCGTTCTGA
- the secB gene encoding protein-export chaperone SecB, whose translation MAENTTGAAQGGEEQKPTGNPITIHTQYIKDLSFENPNAPESVALQQQPKINIDVDVEARTTQDQKLHEVTVKINVKADVADKVAFIAELHYGAVVTLNVADEHRLPVLLIEVPRMLFPYVRKIISDLTADGGFPPLMMQQIDFADLFRKKFAKQMEGQPAGNA comes from the coding sequence ATGGCCGAGAACACCACCGGTGCAGCGCAGGGCGGCGAAGAACAGAAGCCGACTGGCAACCCGATCACGATCCATACCCAGTACATCAAGGATCTTTCCTTCGAAAATCCGAATGCACCGGAAAGCGTAGCCCTGCAACAGCAGCCGAAAATCAACATCGATGTCGATGTCGAGGCGCGCACGACCCAAGACCAGAAACTTCACGAAGTCACCGTAAAGATCAACGTCAAAGCCGACGTTGCCGACAAAGTCGCCTTCATCGCCGAACTTCACTATGGTGCCGTCGTGACGCTTAATGTGGCTGACGAACATCGTTTGCCGGTTCTTCTGATTGAAGTTCCACGTATGCTGTTCCCGTATGTCCGCAAAATCATCTCTGACCTGACAGCCGATGGTGGCTTCCCGCCGTTGATGATGCAGCAGATTGATTTTGCTGATCTTTTCCGCAAGAAATTCGCCAAACAGATGGAAGGTCAGCCTGCGGGCAACGCCTGA
- a CDS encoding FxsA family protein codes for MGFYFLAIFVAMPIIEIAVFIQAGELIGLWPTIGIVILTAVVGTSLMRAQGLQTLARAQAQIDQGEMPIGELFDGICILVAGVLLLTPGFVTDTMGFLLLVPPLRKAVGAGVIMKLVQSGNIRTNFSRRTYGNESSSSDGTSAGCGRRPGTGPIIDGDFENVSPTNGNGESRDTTDHSRNDDDPRNLPPKNS; via the coding sequence ATGGGCTTTTATTTTCTGGCCATCTTCGTGGCCATGCCGATCATCGAAATTGCCGTCTTCATTCAGGCAGGCGAACTGATTGGCCTTTGGCCAACGATTGGCATCGTCATCCTGACCGCCGTGGTCGGAACCTCACTGATGCGTGCTCAGGGTTTGCAAACCTTAGCCCGTGCGCAGGCCCAGATAGATCAAGGCGAAATGCCGATTGGCGAGCTGTTTGACGGCATCTGCATTCTGGTTGCTGGTGTGCTGCTGCTGACCCCCGGTTTTGTCACCGATACCATGGGCTTTCTGTTGCTGGTCCCGCCGCTGCGAAAGGCGGTTGGTGCCGGCGTCATCATGAAACTGGTTCAGTCGGGCAATATCCGGACCAATTTCTCGCGCCGGACCTATGGCAATGAGAGCTCGTCGTCGGACGGTACTTCTGCTGGCTGCGGACGGCGTCCGGGTACTGGACCGATCATTGATGGTGATTTCGAAAATGTCAGTCCCACCAATGGTAATGGCGAAAGCAGGGATACAACCGATCACAGCAGAAATGACGATGATCCCCGCAATCTGCCGCCCAAGAATTCATAA
- a CDS encoding Tim44/TimA family putative adaptor protein, with translation MQYFDIILFALIAVFLVLRLRSTLGRRNGEEKQGPTDVFGRRSHEDDSKGATNGAPQPTDNVYRLPDADKVVGKDDATVAVDSGAFSVLQQIQKADPDFTQQDFLNGARMAFEMIVEYFAKGDKDGLNPLLSVEVYKNFAAAIDARAEKGEREETTLVGIKSATIHDASLEGRTAYITIKFVSEEVSVILNNEGDVISGDPNQVVEAEDLWTFARNIESRDPNWQLVATETPEEETAQ, from the coding sequence TTGCAGTATTTCGACATCATTCTTTTCGCATTGATCGCTGTTTTTCTGGTTTTGCGTCTGCGCAGTACCCTTGGGCGCCGCAATGGCGAGGAAAAACAGGGTCCAACGGATGTTTTTGGCCGTCGTTCGCACGAGGATGACAGCAAAGGTGCCACCAATGGCGCGCCACAGCCGACGGACAATGTCTATCGCCTGCCTGATGCCGACAAGGTAGTCGGAAAGGATGATGCAACTGTTGCGGTTGACAGCGGTGCCTTTAGCGTGTTGCAGCAAATCCAGAAAGCTGATCCCGACTTTACCCAGCAGGATTTCCTGAATGGGGCGCGGATGGCATTCGAAATGATCGTCGAATATTTTGCCAAGGGCGACAAAGACGGACTGAACCCGCTTCTTTCGGTCGAAGTCTATAAAAACTTTGCCGCCGCCATTGATGCTCGTGCCGAAAAGGGAGAGCGCGAGGAAACCACGCTGGTCGGAATCAAAAGTGCCACCATTCACGATGCCAGCCTTGAGGGCCGCACCGCCTATATCACGATCAAATTCGTGTCCGAGGAAGTATCAGTCATTCTCAATAATGAAGGTGATGTGATTTCCGGCGATCCGAATCAAGTGGTCGAGGCCGAAGACCTCTGGACGTTCGCACGCAATATTGAAAGCCGCGATCCAAACTGGCAGCTGGTTGCGACCGAAACGCCGGAAGAAGAGACCGCGCAGTAA
- a CDS encoding murein transglycosylase A: MSRLLSFIAVFIGATGALVWLFWTDIAGFVGWGEVSEKPADALTLSATDFNHLDGWQSDDMRGSLKAFQRSCAAMIKRSDDRDIGPDPRMGTVGDWRGLCETALALEPDTIRKEDARTFFQSRFKPWLVGNNDDPEGLFTGYFEPELRGNLTREGPFQTAIYLKPDDMVSIDLGEFRDDLNGTTLVGRIEGKNVKPYYDRAAIENGALAGRDLELVWVDDAIDAFFLQIQGSGRVVLPDGSVLRIGYAATNGHPYFAIGRELIERGELTRETVSLQTIRQWLSDHPDQAADVMNTNASFVFFNPLKTDPDDPDAGPLGSQGVPLESGRSLAVDRRFHAMGVPIWLETDDAMNADARFHRLMVAQDTGGAIRGPVRGDIFFGPGEDAALYAGHMNRKGRKFVLLPASIDPVKLTEVKP, translated from the coding sequence TTGTCGCGACTTCTTTCATTCATTGCGGTTTTTATCGGGGCGACAGGTGCTCTTGTCTGGCTGTTTTGGACCGATATTGCCGGTTTTGTCGGATGGGGAGAGGTATCGGAAAAACCGGCAGATGCACTGACACTGAGTGCCACGGACTTTAATCATCTTGATGGTTGGCAGTCTGACGACATGCGCGGCAGCCTGAAAGCGTTTCAGCGGTCCTGTGCAGCAATGATCAAACGTTCTGATGACCGCGATATCGGCCCGGACCCGCGGATGGGAACTGTTGGTGACTGGCGCGGATTGTGCGAAACCGCGCTGGCACTTGAGCCCGATACGATACGCAAGGAAGACGCACGCACCTTTTTCCAAAGCAGATTCAAACCGTGGCTGGTGGGCAATAACGATGATCCCGAAGGATTGTTTACCGGTTATTTCGAACCGGAACTGCGTGGTAATCTGACCCGAGAAGGACCTTTCCAGACGGCGATTTACCTGAAACCTGACGACATGGTGTCAATTGATCTTGGCGAGTTTCGCGACGATCTTAATGGCACAACACTGGTCGGTCGGATTGAGGGTAAAAATGTAAAGCCCTATTACGACCGTGCGGCGATTGAAAATGGTGCACTTGCCGGGCGGGATCTTGAACTTGTCTGGGTTGATGACGCGATTGATGCATTTTTCCTGCAAATTCAGGGGTCGGGCCGAGTTGTTTTGCCAGATGGCAGTGTTTTGCGCATCGGATATGCTGCGACCAACGGCCATCCCTATTTCGCAATTGGTCGGGAACTGATCGAACGGGGCGAGTTGACGCGTGAAACCGTATCTTTGCAAACCATCCGGCAATGGTTATCCGATCATCCCGATCAGGCAGCTGATGTTATGAATACCAACGCATCCTTTGTGTTTTTCAATCCGCTGAAAACCGACCCTGATGACCCTGATGCCGGGCCGCTTGGATCGCAGGGCGTACCGCTGGAATCAGGGCGGTCATTGGCTGTTGATCGGCGTTTCCATGCCATGGGGGTTCCGATCTGGCTTGAAACCGATGATGCGATGAATGCCGATGCCAGATTTCATCGTCTGATGGTTGCGCAAGATACGGGCGGCGCCATTCGTGGCCCGGTACGTGGGGATATTTTCTTTGGCCCTGGCGAGGATGCCGCCCTGTATGCCGGTCATATGAACCGCAAGGGACGCAAGTTTGTTCTGCTGCCGGCATCAATTGATCCGGTCAAACTGACAGAGGTTAAACCCTGA
- a CDS encoding Dabb family protein codes for MLRHIVLLQISDAVPASEIDGLLRELSEVALETPGIRAFVGGPKTPGSGMSQGFTHALTIDFTDALARDSYLSGLDKDGVGRRISEMTVGGLGGVLAINIDISDMKAPDDMAPKKLQAKWT; via the coding sequence ATGCTGCGTCATATAGTCCTGCTTCAGATCAGTGATGCAGTTCCGGCATCGGAAATTGACGGATTACTCCGCGAATTATCCGAAGTGGCGCTTGAAACGCCGGGAATACGTGCCTTTGTTGGTGGTCCCAAAACACCGGGAAGCGGCATGAGCCAGGGTTTTACCCATGCCTTGACCATTGATTTCACCGATGCGCTGGCGCGCGATTCCTATTTATCAGGTCTGGATAAAGACGGGGTGGGTCGGCGTATTTCGGAAATGACAGTTGGGGGGCTTGGCGGAGTGTTGGCAATAAATATCGATATTTCAGATATGAAAGCACCTGACGACATGGCACCTAAAAAGCTTCAGGCGAAATGGACCTGA